Genomic window (bacterium):
GCCTGAGGTGATGCTGTCCGGCATCGCCCTGTCATTAGCTGAAAATGTGTTCGAACCCCTCTAGCCCCTTCCTTGGGCGGCCGGATTGATCATGGAACTGATCGATCATCTGCATGCTTATCTGGATTATTTACGTGTTGAACGCCAGGTAGCGGACAACACGCTGCAAGCCTACCAGCGCGACCTCCTGCGTTATATCGATTACGTGGCTGGCCGAGGTGTCACCGATCCCGCACAGATCACCCATGAACAGATCTCGGACCTGCTGCAGAGCCTATTTAAATTGGGCCTGTGTCCATCCTCCCTGTCGCGTCAATTGTCCGCGGTTCGCGGCTTTCACCGCTTTCTATTGGGCGAAGACCTGACCCATTCTGATCCATCGATCAACCTGTCGGTGGAAAAACCTTGGATGAGAATGCCGGAGGTCCTGAGCACCCTGGAGGTGGAAGCCGTTCTTTCGCAGCCGCGCACAACGACCGAGATCGGACTGCGGGATCGTAGTTTGTTGGAATTTCTCTATGCTACGGGCGTAAGGGTCTCGGAATTGATTTCAGTCCGCTGTACGGATATCTATTGGGAGGATGAGTTTGTCCGGGTGTTCGGTAAAGGCCGTAAAGAGCGCCTGGTGCCCATCGGGCAGACAGCGCTGCATTGGTGCCGCCGTTATTTGCAAGAGGCCAGGCCGAGACTGGCTTGCTTGGGACTTGGCCGGGATATCTTGTTTTTAAACCGGAGCGGGAAAAAGCTCAGCCGTCAGTCGGTGTGGAATCTGATCCAGAAATATGTTCTGGCAGCAGGCCTTACCAAACCCGTAGGTCCGCATACCTTCCGACACAGCTTTGCCACTCATCTCATTGAAGGCGGCGCGGATTTGCGCGCCATTCAGGAGATGCTGGGCCATGCAGACATCACCACCACTCAAATCTACACCCATCTGGATCGAGAATACCTCAAAGAGGTGTATCACACGTTCCATCCATTGGAAGCACGCAACAGAGAGAAGAACCAGCCGAAGAAATCATCGCCGGCTCTGGAGACGTCCGCCTGAATGAGCTGGATAATGAAATGCGCATCTACCTGTATGAACAAGTTGTTTCCACTAATGACATCCTGAAGGAAAAGGCTTTGGCCGGCGAACCGGAGGGCGGTGTCGTACTGGCAGAGAGCCAAACCAGCGGCCGAGGGCGATACGGCCGATCGTGGATATCCAGACCGGGCAAAGGATTGTATTTTTCGCTTCTCTTAAGGCCTGCAACCGCGGACATCCAGCCGGGCCTGATATCCCTTCTCACCAGCCTGGCCATAGTCCATGCACTGAAAGCCGAACAGGGCGTGAGCGCCCAAGTCAAGTGGCCCAATGATGTGATGGTGGAGAGAGCCAAGATTGCCGGCGTGCTGGTGGAAACCCTGTATCAGGATCATCGTTTAGCCCATGCCATCGTGGGCATCGGGCTGAATCTGTTTGATGCTGGCGAGGAGCTAAACGGTCGGTTTTTCAGAGCCACCTCGCTCGATCGCCATACGAGGAAAAAAATAGATCCGGACCGTCTACTGCAGCGGATTCTGAAAGAGATCATGAAGGAATATCGGCTGCTATATGATCCGGGCCGACGGCAGCGTTTGTGTAAAAGATGGGGCCGGCATTGTCTGCATCTGAACCGGCTGGTGAAGGTCATAGGCCCTGACGAATCCATCTCCGGTGTGTTCCGGGATGTGGATATCGCCGGTTCCGCGTTGATTGAACAGAACACGGGAGAGATCGCGGTTGTCCATGCCGGCGAATTCTCTCTGCAGGAGGAGATATGCTTTTAGCCATCGATGTTGGGAACACGCAGATCGCAGCAGGCTTGTTTCTAGAGCAAAAGTTGACAGCACACTGGCGGCTTTCGAGCAATCGTGACCGGACCGAGGATGAAACCTGGATTCTCATGCAGGCGATCTGCCGGGCCAACGGCTTTGGCATGGAACATACCACCGGCATCATCATCTCCTCCGTAGTCCCGGATATGACTTCCAGCCTGCATAAAATGGCCACCAAATACCTCAACCTGGAGCCGGTCATTGTCAGCCACGACCTGGATCTGGGCATTCATAATTATTACCAGAATCCTGCAAGCGTCGGCGCTGATCGGTTGTGCAATGCGGTCGCCGGCTTTCAAAAGTACGGCGGGCCGCTGATCATCGTCGATCTGGGCACAGCCACAACCTTCGATGTGATAGATGCAAAGGGGGATTACCTCGGCGGCATCATCGCCCCGGGCATCGAGACCTCAGCCATGACCCTTCATCAGCGGGCGGCCAAGCTGCCGCGCGTAGAGCTGCGCTTTCCGGACCAAGTGATCGGCCGGTCAACGGAGCGCAGCATGCAATCCGGGTTGTTGTTCGGAGCAGTGGAATTGATCGATGGATTGATCGGGCGGATCAACCAGGAGATGGGCCAGGAGCTCAAAACGGTTGCCACCGGCGGGCTGGCGCGGGTTATTATTCATGAATTACGCCGGGTTTCAGAGTACGATGCATTCCTCACCTTGGATGGGATGCGCATGATCTATGATCGGCTAAAAAAATAGCCCTGGAGGCAACTCCAGGGCTTCGTTTAGACGGCCACAACCTGTGTAATTTCAGGAAGCTGACGTTTGAGTTCCCGCTCGATGCCCATTTTCAGGGTCATCTGTGACATGGGGCAGCTGCCGCAAGCTCCTTTGAGCTTAAGTCTAACTGTTCCCTCTTCAACCGACACCAAGTCCACATTGCCGCCGTCCGCCATCA
Coding sequences:
- the xerD gene encoding site-specific tyrosine recombinase XerD codes for the protein MELIDHLHAYLDYLRVERQVADNTLQAYQRDLLRYIDYVAGRGVTDPAQITHEQISDLLQSLFKLGLCPSSLSRQLSAVRGFHRFLLGEDLTHSDPSINLSVEKPWMRMPEVLSTLEVEAVLSQPRTTTEIGLRDRSLLEFLYATGVRVSELISVRCTDIYWEDEFVRVFGKGRKERLVPIGQTALHWCRRYLQEARPRLACLGLGRDILFLNRSGKKLSRQSVWNLIQKYVLAAGLTKPVGPHTFRHSFATHLIEGGADLRAIQEMLGHADITTTQIYTHLDREYLKEVYHTFHPLEARNREKNQPKKSSPALETSA
- a CDS encoding NifU family protein, translated to MENTLYDKVNQVLDTLRPMLMADGGNVDLVSVEEGTVRLKLKGACGSCPMSQMTLKMGIERELKRQLPEITQVVAV
- a CDS encoding biotin--[acetyl-CoA-carboxylase] ligase, yielding MRIYLYEQVVSTNDILKEKALAGEPEGGVVLAESQTSGRGRYGRSWISRPGKGLYFSLLLRPATADIQPGLISLLTSLAIVHALKAEQGVSAQVKWPNDVMVERAKIAGVLVETLYQDHRLAHAIVGIGLNLFDAGEELNGRFFRATSLDRHTRKKIDPDRLLQRILKEIMKEYRLLYDPGRRQRLCKRWGRHCLHLNRLVKVIGPDESISGVFRDVDIAGSALIEQNTGEIAVVHAGEFSLQEEICF
- a CDS encoding type III pantothenate kinase, encoding MLLAIDVGNTQIAAGLFLEQKLTAHWRLSSNRDRTEDETWILMQAICRANGFGMEHTTGIIISSVVPDMTSSLHKMATKYLNLEPVIVSHDLDLGIHNYYQNPASVGADRLCNAVAGFQKYGGPLIIVDLGTATTFDVIDAKGDYLGGIIAPGIETSAMTLHQRAAKLPRVELRFPDQVIGRSTERSMQSGLLFGAVELIDGLIGRINQEMGQELKTVATGGLARVIIHELRRVSEYDAFLTLDGMRMIYDRLKK